The Methylomonas montana genome has a window encoding:
- a CDS encoding urease accessory protein UreD: MRPNLAVSSIPDAVNDATAWEAELNLGFTQRGDKTVLARREHRGPLTVQRPFYPEGGVCHVYLLHPPGGVVAGDQLSITANVERDAQALITTPAAGKFYRSGGGEAQQTINLAVAENASLEWLPQETIVYEGARLNSSMNIDLADQARFIGWEILALGRPAAGEGFDNGSATLNWRINRNGRLLYLERLRLDAEAFRARWGLFGHSACGTLFVYPATPLQLAAVQELIGEEANRGVTLIEGLLICRGLDLRADLLKGFFERVWGLVRGDVVGKAVCLPRIWAT; the protein is encoded by the coding sequence ATGCGCCCAAACCTCGCCGTTTCTTCCATTCCCGACGCCGTAAACGACGCAACGGCATGGGAAGCCGAATTGAATCTGGGTTTTACCCAACGCGGCGACAAAACCGTCTTGGCCAGACGCGAGCATCGCGGCCCTTTGACCGTGCAACGGCCTTTTTATCCGGAAGGCGGCGTCTGCCATGTGTATTTGCTGCACCCACCCGGCGGCGTGGTGGCCGGCGATCAGTTAAGCATTACAGCGAATGTTGAACGCGATGCGCAAGCGCTAATCACCACCCCTGCTGCCGGAAAGTTTTACCGCAGCGGCGGCGGTGAAGCGCAGCAAACCATAAATTTAGCAGTCGCCGAAAACGCCAGCCTGGAATGGCTGCCACAGGAAACCATCGTTTACGAGGGTGCGCGCTTAAATTCCAGCATGAATATCGATTTGGCCGATCAGGCCCGCTTCATCGGCTGGGAAATATTGGCCTTGGGCCGCCCGGCCGCCGGCGAGGGCTTTGACAATGGCTCTGCGACATTGAACTGGCGTATCAACCGTAACGGGCGCTTGCTTTACCTGGAACGCTTGCGGCTGGATGCTGAAGCCTTCCGAGCCCGCTGGGGCTTGTTCGGGCATTCGGCGTGCGGGACGCTGTTTGTTTATCCTGCTACACCTTTGCAGTTGGCGGCGGTGCAGGAATTGATTGGTGAAGAGGCTAATCGCGGGGTGACCTTGATTGAGGGTTTGTTGATTTGTCGGGGGTTGGATCTTAGGGCTGATTTGTTGAAGGGGTTTTTTGAGAGGGTTTGGGGGTTGGTGCGGGGGGATGTTGTTGGGAAGGCAGTTTGTTTGCCGAGGATTTGGGCGACGTGA
- a CDS encoding type II toxin-antitoxin system RelE family toxin, translated as MQVEYRKKFLKQLADLPASVRPKIEQFAFEDLAQAGSIFQLGKIEKMQGYDGFYKVRFGDYRVGLIVKDDLVVVATVMRRKEIYKFFP; from the coding sequence ATGCAGGTTGAGTATCGCAAGAAGTTTTTAAAACAATTGGCCGATTTGCCGGCATCGGTGCGACCGAAAATCGAGCAATTTGCATTTGAGGATTTAGCCCAAGCCGGCAGCATTTTTCAATTAGGGAAAATCGAGAAAATGCAGGGTTATGATGGTTTTTATAAAGTACGGTTTGGTGATTATCGGGTGGGGTTGATTGTTAAAGATGATTTGGTGGTTGTGGCGACGGTGATGCGTAGGAAGGAAATATATAAATTCTTTCCGTAG
- a CDS encoding Txe/YoeB family addiction module toxin: MKITFSADAWDSYLYWQTTDKAILKRINQLIKEIQRQPFEGIGKPEPLKHGLSGYWSRRINDEHRIVYKIAGDTLLIAQLRFHYEY; the protein is encoded by the coding sequence GTGAAAATCACTTTTTCCGCCGATGCCTGGGATAGCTATCTGTACTGGCAAACCACCGACAAGGCCATTCTTAAACGCATCAACCAACTCATCAAGGAAATCCAGCGTCAGCCGTTCGAGGGCATCGGTAAGCCGGAACCGTTGAAACACGGTTTGTCCGGCTATTGGTCGCGGCGGATAAACGACGAGCATCGGATTGTTTATAAGATCGCCGGCGATACATTGTTGATTGCGCAGTTGCGGTTTCACTATGAGTATTAA
- a CDS encoding type II toxin-antitoxin system Phd/YefM family antitoxin, with translation MDAISYSAARANLAKTMDKVCADHAPIIITRKSESPVVMLSLEDFQAMEETAYLLRSPANARRLLESIAELESGQGTEHDLSE, from the coding sequence ATGGACGCCATCAGTTACAGCGCCGCTCGCGCCAATTTGGCTAAAACCATGGACAAGGTTTGCGCCGACCATGCCCCCATCATCATCACCCGCAAAAGCGAATCCCCGGTGGTGATGCTGTCTCTGGAAGACTTCCAAGCCATGGAGGAAACCGCCTACCTGCTGCGTTCGCCAGCCAACGCCCGCCGCTTGCTGGAATCCATCGCCGAGCTGGAATCCGGCCAAGGCACGGAGCATGACTTAAGCGAGTGA
- the ureA gene encoding urease subunit gamma, whose product MQLTPREKDKLLLFTAALLAERRKARGLKLNYPEAVAFISAAIMEGARDGQSVAELMSYGRTLLTRDEVMDGVADMVTEVQVEATFPDGTKLVTVHDPIV is encoded by the coding sequence ATGCAATTAACCCCCAGAGAAAAAGACAAACTCCTCCTCTTCACTGCCGCCCTCCTCGCCGAGCGCCGCAAAGCCAGAGGCTTGAAACTCAACTACCCGGAAGCCGTGGCGTTTATCTCCGCCGCGATCATGGAAGGCGCACGCGACGGCCAGAGCGTGGCGGAGTTGATGAGTTACGGCCGAACGCTGTTGACCCGCGACGAGGTGATGGACGGTGTGGCGGACATGGTTACCGAAGTACAGGTGGAGGCGACGTTTCCGGACGGCACCAAATTGGTCACCGTTCACGACCCAATCGTCTGA
- a CDS encoding urease subunit beta: protein MIPGEIFPAAGDIELNAGRATVKILVANSGDRPIQVGSHYHFYETNPALHFDRSMSLGFRLDIPAGTAVRFEPGQQREVQLVAFAGERKVYGFRGKVMGILGRPA from the coding sequence ATGATCCCTGGAGAAATCTTCCCCGCCGCCGGCGACATCGAACTGAATGCCGGCCGCGCTACCGTTAAAATCCTGGTCGCCAATAGCGGCGACCGGCCGATTCAGGTCGGCTCGCATTATCATTTTTACGAAACCAACCCGGCCTTGCATTTCGACCGTAGCATGTCCCTGGGGTTTCGGCTGGATATTCCGGCCGGCACGGCGGTGCGTTTCGAGCCGGGCCAACAACGCGAGGTGCAGTTGGTAGCCTTCGCCGGCGAACGCAAGGTCTACGGATTCAGAGGCAAGGTTATGGGGATATTGGGGAGACCAGCATGA
- the ureC gene encoding urease subunit alpha has product MSKISRQAYADMFGPTTGDRVRLADTDLILEVEADYTVYGDEVKFGGGKVIRDGMGQSQLGNDQAVDLVITNALIIDYWGIVKADVGIKQGRIFKIGKAGNPDIQPGVDIIVGPGTEVIAGEGQILTAGGIDAHIHFICPQQIEEALCSGVTTMIGGGTGPATGTNATTCTPGPWHLQQMLKALDGLPMNFGLLGKGNASLPGALEEQIKAGAMGLKLHEDWGTTPAAIDCCLSVADDYDVQVAIHTDTLNESGFVEDTFAAFKGRTIHTYHTEGAGGGHAPDIIKACGLSNVLPSSTNPTRPYTVNTVDEHLDMLMVCHHLDPSIPEDVAFAESRIRRETIAAEDILHDLGAFSMISSDSQAMGRVGEVVIRTWQTAHKMKAQRGALSGDTAQNDNFRIKRYIAKYTINPAISHGISHEVGSIEAGKLADLVLWQPAFFGVKPSLIIKGGLIAAAPMGDANASIPTPQPVHYRPMFGSFGRTAANNSMVFLPQIAVTSGLAGQLGLQKRVGTVKNTRTIGKADLKLNDYQPLVEVDPQTYQVRADGELLVCEPAVVLPMAQRYFLF; this is encoded by the coding sequence ATGAGCAAGATCAGCCGACAAGCCTATGCCGACATGTTCGGCCCCACCACCGGCGATCGGGTGCGGCTGGCGGACACCGATTTGATTCTGGAAGTGGAAGCCGATTACACCGTCTACGGCGACGAGGTGAAATTCGGCGGCGGCAAGGTGATCCGCGACGGCATGGGCCAAAGCCAGTTGGGCAACGATCAGGCCGTGGATTTGGTGATCACCAACGCCTTGATCATCGATTACTGGGGCATCGTCAAAGCCGATGTCGGCATCAAGCAGGGGCGGATTTTCAAGATCGGCAAGGCTGGCAATCCCGACATTCAACCCGGCGTTGACATCATCGTCGGCCCCGGCACCGAAGTCATCGCCGGCGAAGGCCAGATTCTGACCGCTGGCGGCATCGACGCTCACATTCATTTCATCTGCCCGCAGCAGATCGAAGAAGCGCTGTGCTCCGGCGTAACGACGATGATCGGCGGCGGCACTGGCCCGGCTACCGGCACCAATGCCACCACCTGCACGCCGGGGCCGTGGCATCTGCAGCAAATGCTCAAAGCGCTGGACGGCTTGCCGATGAACTTCGGCTTGCTGGGCAAGGGCAACGCCAGCCTGCCCGGCGCCTTGGAAGAACAAATAAAAGCCGGGGCGATGGGCCTGAAACTACACGAAGATTGGGGCACCACGCCGGCGGCGATCGATTGTTGCTTGAGCGTGGCCGACGATTACGACGTGCAGGTGGCTATCCACACCGACACCTTGAACGAATCCGGCTTTGTCGAAGACACCTTCGCCGCCTTCAAGGGCCGCACCATCCACACCTACCACACCGAAGGTGCCGGCGGTGGCCACGCGCCGGACATCATCAAGGCCTGCGGCTTGAGTAACGTGCTCCCCTCCTCAACAAACCCGACCCGGCCCTACACTGTCAACACCGTCGATGAACATCTGGACATGCTGATGGTCTGTCACCATCTCGACCCCAGCATCCCGGAAGACGTGGCTTTTGCCGAATCGCGAATCCGCCGCGAAACCATCGCCGCCGAGGACATCCTGCACGACCTGGGGGCGTTTTCGATGATTTCCTCAGACTCGCAAGCGATGGGTCGGGTCGGCGAAGTGGTGATCCGCACCTGGCAGACCGCGCACAAAATGAAAGCTCAGCGAGGAGCGCTGAGCGGCGACACCGCGCAAAACGACAACTTCCGCATCAAGCGTTACATCGCCAAATACACCATCAACCCGGCTATCAGCCACGGGATCTCCCATGAAGTGGGTTCCATCGAAGCCGGCAAACTGGCCGACCTGGTGCTGTGGCAACCGGCTTTTTTCGGCGTCAAACCCAGCCTGATCATCAAAGGCGGCCTGATCGCCGCCGCGCCAATGGGCGACGCCAACGCCTCCATCCCCACCCCACAACCGGTGCATTACCGGCCGATGTTCGGCAGCTTCGGCCGCACCGCCGCCAACAATTCGATGGTCTTTTTGCCGCAGATCGCGGTGACTTCCGGTTTGGCTGGTCAATTGGGGTTGCAAAAGCGGGTGGGTACAGTGAAGAACACCCGGACTATCGGCAAGGCGGATTTGAAGTTGAACGATTATCAGCCGCTGGTTGAGGTTGACCCACAAACTTATCAGGTGCGAGCAGATGGGGAGTTGTTGGTTTGCGAACCGGCGGTGGTGTTGCCGATGGCACAGCGGTACTTTTTGTTTTGA
- a CDS encoding SIR2 family protein gives MLGQKKVSKEKATRNSALILRVSLLSKVFGRGFPAPPKTSGIPAAPLRANLAKSSDARGGITGIVHFSGNCVQERFFGRLGWNDSVNPALAYTAGFRVALPSLRVHIIELSSKTYMPKKKKLLVVVGAGASIDLGMPSVDRVNKLFVDWANIHFPLASNNKSNIYSYFDKEIKRYKCNHLEKHLRKPNNFEEVLYVMYQLPTLFPSGIFTSSIGAFLGIKSLPDTRINNKHQSTDFHSLTKITSGLIDHLLDEFRRRCISVEIENKDQFKTWSLFLNNLSHDFDIGIVSLNYDNLIYKVLPELNTGYDRKTKEFNPNNIFYRKNWSCLLHLHGSVHFDFWNGGWNDDLSSFPNPHSTFKRGRSSQYTTEGLVFPGSEIIAGYGKSLQIMNQPFRTYYAELDRLVHECDGALILGYGFSDEHINKALSNYNLNRNRPLVVIDYANDDDDVMTVRSTVDVLPTAKKAVNLFGNDSLLMNWDGFNYPAQVKTLITECIFETSSEPDRPLSIWYGGMQEACKNYNKIFDILSI, from the coding sequence TTGCTTGGCCAAAAGAAAGTATCCAAAGAAAAGGCCACCCGGAATTCCGCCTTAATCCTGCGCGTCTCGCTTTTGTCGAAGGTTTTCGGAAGGGGCTTCCCAGCCCCTCCGAAAACGAGCGGCATCCCTGCCGCTCCCCTGCGGGCCAATCTCGCCAAAAGCTCCGATGCTCGGGGCGGAATAACGGGAATAGTCCACTTCAGCGGTAATTGTGTGCAGGAAAGATTTTTTGGTAGGCTGGGTTGGAACGACAGTGTAAACCCAGCTTTAGCCTATACAGCTGGGTTTCGCGTTGCTCTACCCAGTCTACGGGTCCATATTATTGAACTGAGTTCAAAAACATACATGCCTAAAAAGAAAAAACTTTTAGTGGTGGTTGGCGCAGGCGCTTCTATAGATTTAGGAATGCCTTCAGTGGATCGCGTAAATAAGTTGTTTGTTGATTGGGCAAATATACATTTTCCTTTAGCCAGCAATAATAAATCAAATATTTACTCATACTTTGACAAAGAAATTAAGCGGTATAAATGCAATCATCTTGAAAAGCATTTGAGAAAGCCAAATAACTTTGAAGAAGTTTTGTATGTCATGTATCAACTTCCTACCTTATTCCCATCAGGCATTTTCACATCATCGATTGGTGCTTTTTTAGGGATTAAAAGTTTGCCAGATACGCGGATTAACAATAAGCATCAATCCACAGACTTCCACTCTTTAACGAAAATTACTTCTGGCCTAATTGACCATCTTCTTGATGAGTTTAGGCGACGGTGTATTTCAGTAGAAATAGAAAACAAAGATCAATTTAAAACATGGAGTTTATTCCTAAATAACCTCAGCCATGATTTTGATATAGGCATAGTCAGTCTCAATTATGACAACCTCATCTATAAGGTGTTACCAGAATTAAACACTGGATATGATCGGAAAACAAAAGAATTTAATCCAAATAATATTTTTTATCGAAAGAATTGGTCATGTTTGTTGCATTTACATGGTTCTGTTCACTTTGATTTTTGGAATGGCGGGTGGAATGATGATTTATCCAGTTTTCCTAATCCTCATTCAACGTTTAAAAGAGGACGGTCTAGCCAATACACCACAGAAGGGCTTGTTTTTCCAGGGTCAGAAATTATTGCTGGTTACGGAAAATCATTGCAGATAATGAACCAGCCTTTTAGAACATATTATGCCGAACTAGATCGGTTAGTTCATGAGTGCGACGGGGCTTTAATATTAGGATATGGATTTTCTGATGAACATATAAATAAGGCGCTATCAAATTACAACCTTAACAGAAATAGACCATTAGTCGTTATTGACTATGCAAATGACGATGATGATGTAATGACTGTCAGAAGCACAGTCGATGTTTTGCCAACAGCAAAAAAAGCTGTCAATCTTTTTGGGAATGATAGTTTATTAATGAATTGGGATGGTTTTAATTATCCTGCCCAAGTCAAGACATTGATAACGGAATGTATATTTGAAACATCAAGTGAACCAGATAGGCCATTATCTATATGGTATGGCGGCATGCAAGAAGCGTGTAAAAACTACAATAAGATTTTTGATATTTTAAGTATTTAG
- the ureE gene encoding urease accessory protein UreE — translation MLKLTETTQTEEQPDDTLTLPFEARQKSRQPATTKGGVQVGVFLPRGQTLRHGAILTNSQGFKVRIDAAPEKLSVVKCSDPLLFAKACYHLGNRHIALQILPDELRYLADHVLDQMLVGLGLIVEHHTLPFEPESGAYHSHGH, via the coding sequence ATGCTAAAACTCACCGAAACCACCCAAACCGAAGAACAACCCGACGATACATTAACCCTCCCCTTTGAGGCCCGCCAAAAATCCCGCCAACCGGCAACCACAAAAGGCGGTGTCCAGGTCGGCGTATTCCTGCCGCGCGGTCAAACCCTGCGCCACGGCGCAATCCTGACCAACAGCCAAGGCTTCAAAGTGCGTATCGACGCCGCCCCGGAAAAATTGTCGGTGGTCAAATGCAGCGACCCATTATTGTTCGCCAAAGCCTGCTACCACCTCGGCAACCGCCATATCGCGTTGCAAATCCTGCCCGACGAACTGCGTTATCTGGCCGATCATGTACTCGATCAAATGCTGGTCGGTTTAGGGCTGATCGTAGAACATCATACCCTGCCCTTCGAACCGGAAAGCGGCGCGTATCACAGCCATGGTCACTGA
- a CDS encoding urease accessory protein UreF, whose translation MVTDLSLLRLLQLVSPGLPIGMYSYSQGLERAVEDGWITSAEQATDWLHGLLKNGLGVVDAPILARLYVAWNNNDMTAVEHWSAVLIAYRETAELRAEDRQTGQALARLLVNLELPEAEAWLKRPDATLATLFALAAARWQIGKADAVTGYLWGWLENQVLCAVKLVPLGQVAGQQLLKNLAGDLPTLVDRALSLNDAGIGGSCFGLALASSRHEMQYSRLFRS comes from the coding sequence ATGGTCACTGATTTATCGCTGTTAAGGCTGCTGCAACTGGTCAGCCCCGGCTTGCCGATAGGTATGTACAGCTATTCGCAAGGGCTGGAGCGAGCAGTGGAGGATGGCTGGATTACTTCCGCCGAGCAGGCGACCGACTGGCTGCACGGCTTACTAAAAAATGGCTTGGGCGTGGTCGATGCGCCGATTCTGGCGCGGCTATACGTTGCCTGGAACAATAACGATATGACAGCGGTTGAACATTGGAGCGCTGTATTAATAGCCTACCGGGAAACCGCCGAGCTGCGCGCCGAGGACAGGCAAACCGGCCAGGCGCTGGCTCGCTTACTGGTCAATCTGGAATTACCCGAAGCCGAGGCCTGGCTAAAACGCCCCGATGCGACTTTGGCTACCTTGTTTGCGCTGGCGGCGGCACGCTGGCAAATCGGCAAGGCCGACGCCGTCACCGGCTATCTATGGGGCTGGCTGGAAAACCAGGTGTTGTGCGCAGTCAAGCTGGTGCCGTTGGGTCAGGTAGCCGGCCAGCAATTATTAAAAAACCTGGCTGGCGATTTACCGACGCTGGTGGATCGTGCTTTGAGCCTGAACGACGCCGGGATAGGTGGCAGTTGCTTCGGTTTGGCCTTGGCCAGCAGTCGGCATGAGATGCAGTACTCGCGGCTGTTTAGGTCTTGA
- the ureG gene encoding urease accessory protein UreG, whose protein sequence is MIDKQILRIGIGGPVGSGKTALVDALCKLMRDDYEIGVVTNDIYTREDQQFLIRSQALPEERILGVETGGCPHTAIREDASMNLAAVDELCERWPELDFVMVESGGDNLSATFSPELADLTIYVIDVSAGDKIPRKGGPGITRSDLLVINKIDLAPYVGASLEVMDRDARKMRGDKPFVFTNIKTGQGLETVKEFIVKQGMLVINNV, encoded by the coding sequence ATGATTGACAAACAAATATTACGAATCGGCATCGGCGGCCCGGTCGGCTCGGGCAAAACCGCGTTGGTGGACGCCTTGTGCAAGTTGATGCGCGACGATTACGAAATCGGCGTGGTCACCAACGATATTTACACTCGCGAAGACCAGCAGTTTTTGATCCGCAGCCAGGCCTTGCCGGAAGAACGCATCCTGGGCGTGGAAACCGGCGGCTGTCCGCATACCGCCATCCGCGAGGATGCCTCGATGAATCTGGCGGCGGTGGACGAACTGTGCGAACGCTGGCCGGAGCTGGATTTCGTGATGGTGGAAAGTGGCGGCGACAATCTCAGCGCGACGTTTAGTCCGGAACTGGCCGATCTGACCATTTACGTGATCGACGTCTCGGCAGGCGACAAAATCCCGCGCAAGGGCGGCCCCGGCATCACGCGTTCGGATTTATTGGTGATCAATAAAATCGACCTGGCGCCCTATGTCGGCGCGTCGCTGGAAGTGATGGACCGTGACGCCAGGAAGATGCGCGGCGATAAGCCTTTTGTGTTTACCAACATCAAGACCGGTCAGGGTCTGGAAACCGTCAAAGAGTTTATCGTCAAGCAAGGCATGCTGGTCATCAACAACGTTTAA
- a CDS encoding M14 family metallopeptidase, translating to MPQILPTNYSLIQSDSLPEGLLDISAEALHTLIPEPTLFHLPGKRPETLFVSVLLHGNEPTGFLAVQKLLQKYRDQSMPRGLTLFFGNTQAARFNLRRLDGQPDFNRIWPGTALPPSPETVWAGQICQIMRQRGVFASIDVHNNTGLNPHYACINQLDKDFLHLGALFGRLLVYFTHPKGTQSSAFAEFCPAVTLECGRPGQPHGTEHAFEFLDSCLHLHEFPLQPVAKQDVDIYHTVAQVTVAEDASYSFSDDAVDLRLNPDLESLNFTEIPAGTVFGQTRSDRMPLIARDNDGNPVTEQFLAIENGQLRIARATMPSMLTLNERVIRQDCLCYLMERLAIDSPD from the coding sequence ATGCCACAGATTCTACCCACTAATTACAGCCTAATACAATCCGACAGCCTCCCCGAAGGCCTGCTGGATATTTCGGCCGAAGCGCTGCACACACTCATCCCCGAGCCGACGCTCTTCCACCTTCCCGGCAAACGCCCGGAAACGCTGTTCGTCTCGGTATTGCTGCACGGCAACGAGCCGACCGGCTTCCTGGCTGTACAAAAGCTGTTGCAAAAATATCGTGACCAAAGCATGCCGCGCGGTTTGACGCTGTTTTTCGGCAATACCCAGGCGGCGCGATTCAATCTAAGACGGCTGGACGGCCAACCCGATTTCAACCGCATCTGGCCCGGTACGGCATTGCCGCCGTCGCCGGAAACGGTTTGGGCTGGACAGATTTGCCAGATCATGCGCCAGCGCGGCGTGTTTGCCAGCATCGACGTGCATAACAACACCGGTTTGAATCCGCATTACGCTTGTATCAATCAATTGGATAAGGACTTTCTGCATCTGGGTGCGCTGTTCGGCCGCTTGTTGGTATATTTCACCCATCCCAAGGGTACCCAGTCCAGCGCGTTTGCCGAGTTTTGCCCGGCGGTGACGCTGGAATGCGGTCGGCCCGGTCAGCCGCATGGCACCGAACATGCTTTCGAGTTCCTGGACAGTTGCCTGCATTTGCATGAGTTTCCGCTCCAGCCGGTCGCCAAACAGGATGTGGATATTTACCACACCGTGGCCCAAGTCACCGTCGCCGAGGACGCCAGTTATAGTTTCAGTGACGACGCGGTCGATCTGCGCCTGAATCCCGACTTGGAAAGCTTGAATTTCACCGAGATTCCGGCCGGCACGGTGTTCGGTCAAACCCGCTCGGACCGGATGCCATTGATCGCCAGGGACAACGATGGCAATCCGGTCACCGAACAGTTTTTAGCGATCGAGAATGGGCAATTGCGGATCGCCCGCGCGACGATGCCCTCCATGCTGACGCTGAACGAACGCGTGATTCGTCAGGATTGCTTGTGTTATTTGATGGAGCGCTTGGCGATCGATAGCCCTGATTAG
- a CDS encoding type VI secretion system amidase effector protein Tae4, with product MAKPSFINLWSNYPIESSPCDGNWDNQCAIRMSITFNAERTITVNKETYSEPKCSHGHARGAESLANWLWKNQLGRPTIYTGGAKAKAAIGSKTGLIFFKDCFTRSGDTARTGDHIDLWNKGVTKGYDDPANKASQVWFWELS from the coding sequence ATGGCTAAACCCAGTTTTATCAATTTATGGAGCAACTATCCGATCGAGAGTTCGCCTTGCGATGGCAACTGGGATAACCAATGCGCGATACGGATGAGCATTACATTCAATGCGGAACGGACTATCACAGTAAACAAGGAAACTTATTCCGAACCCAAATGTAGCCACGGCCATGCTCGAGGAGCCGAGTCTCTGGCGAATTGGCTTTGGAAAAACCAGCTTGGCCGCCCCACCATCTATACGGGAGGCGCCAAGGCCAAAGCCGCAATAGGCAGCAAAACCGGTCTAATTTTCTTCAAGGATTGCTTCACTCGATCAGGCGATACCGCGCGGACAGGCGACCACATAGATTTGTGGAATAAAGGGGTTACTAAAGGCTATGACGATCCCGCGAATAAAGCATCCCAAGTTTGGTTTTGGGAATTGTCATGA
- a CDS encoding Imm51 family immunity protein: MEQDKTDKISYAPFILLDSGEYGSLILSDQHMIEKFHVFEERADEGWNGNGYDWNSIAQVIVAEQLPDLQDELDFDPEAGMFSAQGSRSALERFGKAMSSAFHNDEVLRDLLSRAELD, encoded by the coding sequence ATGGAACAAGATAAGACAGACAAAATTTCCTATGCGCCGTTTATTCTCTTGGACTCAGGAGAATATGGGTCGCTAATACTTTCCGACCAGCACATGATCGAGAAATTTCATGTATTCGAAGAGCGGGCTGACGAAGGCTGGAATGGAAACGGCTATGACTGGAACTCAATTGCCCAAGTCATCGTAGCCGAACAGCTACCCGATTTACAAGACGAGCTCGATTTCGATCCGGAAGCCGGAATGTTTTCGGCGCAAGGATCGCGTTCCGCACTGGAGCGTTTTGGAAAAGCAATGTCATCCGCCTTTCACAACGACGAGGTACTTCGGGATTTGCTATCACGTGCTGAACTCGATTGA